The genomic segment TAATGCACACTACTATTTTAGTGTAATGTTTGCCAAAAATTGTTTCAAAATGGTATGAACTTtggaccaaaagaaaaaaaaagttatataaacaACAATTCAATAGAAAGCCGACAAAATTAATTGAAGTTGGTTCGATtcggttaattattttaacaGAAAAAGATCAATTCAACTAACGGTTTAGTTAATTATAGTTCAATTAACAATGGATCGAACTAACTATTTCATCACCCCTTAGATTAAATGTTTgagaatataaaacaaaatacttAGAATTATAAAAGCAAACATAGTTTCAATTGAACAGTTTAGCGTGTATTGCATTTCATTTAAAGGTTCAGCTAAAATCTTTAAACAAAATCAGACCTATAGTAATAAAACTAGTACATACCATGATGTAAAAAAGTACAAGAGAAACAGAAGAGCAAATTTCAGTCCACTCAGATGTTGAACATATTTTGGAAATGTATAAGCAATGCCTGCAACCATACCAGCAGGCATCTCCATTTTGAACCAGACCATCTAACAGGATCCATCTCACTAATTCCGGTTACAACTCCTGTGTATCTGCAAAATGAAAACTTGAATTAAGGCCTTGATAGCTTGGTAGAGTAGGTCTTTCGTCCCTTCTTTAGGCTAAATATAGGACCAATGATAATTTAAATGTTTTCTCCGCATGAAAAAGGATGTCCCAATATGGTACAGTGCGATTCAGGCTTTAATTAAATGaggaaacaaatgaaaaatgcAACCCAAAATCACCCACTTAAAAACCAAGTTGCATCTACAAGCACTaaatttaccatttaaacatTTATGCATGCTATTCACTCAGGTCAAATTATTTTCCCTCTCCAAGGCCAGCATTGCACGGTCTCTCATAAAATTTCCAATAGAATCCCCATAATATTGGCTGTAAAGCATCTAATTGGAGCAGCAACATACCTTGGATTGTAGTAAATGCTGAACACACTTTTCATAGATATAGCATGGACCACATCTGCGAAATTGCTGCGGTTCAACTGCTGGGTGCAC from the Gossypium hirsutum isolate 1008001.06 chromosome D09, Gossypium_hirsutum_v2.1, whole genome shotgun sequence genome contains:
- the LOC121221181 gene encoding pyruvate dehydrogenase E1 component subunit alpha, mitochondrial isoform X2, with product MGTAEWRAAKSPAYYKRGDYAPGLKLDGMDALAVKQACTFAKEHALKNGPILNRSNFADVVHAISMKSVFSIYYNPRYTGVVTGISEMDPVRWSGSKWRCLLVWLQALLIHFQNMFNI
- the LOC121221181 gene encoding pyruvate dehydrogenase E1 component subunit alpha, mitochondrial isoform X1, translated to MGTAEWRAAKSPAYYKRGDYAPGLKLDGMDALAVKQACTFAKEHALKNGPIQLNRSNFADVVHAISMKSVFSIYYNPRYTGVVTGISEMDPVRWSGSKWRCLLVWLQALLIHFQNMFNI